The window CCGCGGGGTGAACGTATTCCCCAGCCAGATCGAAGAACTGATCCTCCAGATGCCGCAGCTCGCGCCCCACTACCAGCTGGTGGTCTCGCGCGACGGCCATCTGGACAAGCTCGATGTGGTGGCCGAACTGCGCGATGGGTTACACAACCCCGCTCAATCGCAGGATGCCATCGCCGCCCTGGCGCGCGAGCTTGAACACCGCATCAAGACCTATGTGGGCGTGACCACGCGGGTGAACCTGCTGCCGGCCAACGGCATCGAGCGCACCCTGACCGGCAAGGCCCGGCGCGTGATCGACCAGCGCCCGAAATCATCGAATTGAATCAAGGAGCACCTGTGAGCAAACTGACCGACGCCTTTATCTGCGACGCCATCCGTACCCCGTTCGGCCGCTACGGCGGTTCCTTGTCCGGCGTGCGCGCCGACGACCTGGCCGCGCTGCCGATCGCCGCCCTGATGGCGCGCAATCCCGGCGTGGACTGGACAGCCGTGGACGACCTGTATTTCGGCTGCGCCAACCAGGCCGGCGAAGACAACCGCAACGTGGCCCGCATGGCCGCTTTGCTGGCCGGGCTACCGCCGGAAGTCCCGGCCAGCACCATCAACCGCCTGTGCGGCTCCAGCCTGGACGCCGTGGGCATTGCGGCGCGCGCCATCAAGGCTGGCGAAGCGAACCTGATCATCGCCGGCGGCGTCGAAAGCATGACGCGCGCGCCGTTCGTCATGGGCAAGGCCGACAGCGCATTTTCGCGCGCGGCCAGGATCGAAGACACGACCATGGGCTGGCGCTTCATCAATCCGCTCATGAAAGAAAAATACGGCATCGATTCGATGCCCGAAACGGCCGAAAACGTGGCGAAGGAATTTAACATCAGCCGCGCCGACCAGGATGCGTTTGCCCTGCGCAGCCAGCAGCGCTGGGCCGCCGCCCACGCCGCCGGGGTGTTCAAGGATGAAATCGTTCCCGTCACGATCCCCCAGAAAAAGGGCGAGTCGCGCGTGTTCGACACCGACGAGCATCCGCGTCCCGATACCAGCATCGAGATGCTGGCCAAACTGAAAGGCGTGGTCACCCCAAGCGGCACCGTCACCGCCGGTAACGCGTCGGGCATCAACGATGGCGCCTGCGCCATCCTGATCGCCTCCGGCAGCGCCGCCGAAC of the Massilia violaceinigra genome contains:
- the pcaF gene encoding 3-oxoadipyl-CoA thiolase → MTDAFICDAIRTPFGRYGGSLSGVRADDLAALPIAALMARNPGVDWTAVDDLYFGCANQAGEDNRNVARMAALLAGLPPEVPASTINRLCGSSLDAVGIAARAIKAGEANLIIAGGVESMTRAPFVMGKADSAFSRAARIEDTTMGWRFINPLMKEKYGIDSMPETAENVAKEFNISRADQDAFALRSQQRWAAAHAAGVFKDEIVPVTIPQKKGESRVFDTDEHPRPDTSIEMLAKLKGVVTPSGTVTAGNASGINDGACAILIASGSAAERFGLTPRARIVGMAMAGLAPRIMGFGPSPATKKVLAMTGLTIGQMDVIELNEAFAAQGLAVTRDLGLADDAAHVNPNGGAIAIGHPLGASGARLVLAAVNQLHRTGGRYALCTMCIGVGQGIALVIEKV